The following are encoded in a window of Heteronotia binoei isolate CCM8104 ecotype False Entrance Well chromosome 9, APGP_CSIRO_Hbin_v1, whole genome shotgun sequence genomic DNA:
- the PACRGL gene encoding PACRG-like protein, which yields MTAQRRQRAPAPSASPPLGGLSRASWRSSGLFGSRPPLSNELRGRRCQGPRSAASLREGRRPGTSAAPHSPPLGGRTRRPSKESQRGMQEAKKCEAIKLKNGATGSSGKRLSSGSRLKEKTGETQKRKTLSASSTSPDSVIKPQPRPSDRLNPKTIDPFGVPCKAPSAFAAIYSKGGVPCRLVHGSVKHRLQWDSPPETLPFDPLLITLAEGLRETRHPYTFVSKEGFRELLLVGGAAQKATPLLPRLVPVLKAALAHSDGEVFERGLTALVQLSAVVGPALNDHLKHLLSSLSKRQMSKRFKEQTTDALQKLEQYGGKESLAVIKSKIPTYCSIAS from the exons ATGACAGCGCAGCGCCggcagagggcgccagctccttCCGCCTCTCCCCCGCTCGGTGGCCTGTCGCGCGCCTCCTGGAGAAGTTCGGGCCTCTTCGGTTCCCGTCCTCCCCTTAGCAACGAATTGCGAGGGCGGCGTTGCCAAGGCCCGAGAAGCGCCGCATCCCTTCGAGAGGGCAGGAGGCCAGGAACTTCAGCCGCcccccattcccctcccctcGGAGGGAGGACTCG GCGCccatccaaagagtctcaaagaggGATGCAGGAAGCAAAGAAATGTGAAGCCATAAAGTTGAAAAATGGAGCGACCG GAAGCAGTGGTAAGAGATTGTCTTCAGGCTCTCGGCTGAAAGAGAAAACAGGAGAAACGCAGAAAAGAAAGACGCTCTCTGCTTCATCTACTTCTCCTGATTCCGTCATTAAGCCGCAACCCCGGCCCAGCGACCGGCTGAATCCCAAAACAATTGATCCG TTTGGCGTCCCGTGCAAAGCCCCTTCGGCCTTTGCTGCCATTTATTCGAAAGGAGGCGTTCCTTGCAG GCTTGTTCACGGCTCTGTTAAACACAGGCTGCAGTGGGATTCTCCTCCTGAAACCCTCCCGTTTGATCCTCTTCTCATAACCTTAGCAGAG GGACTGAGAGAGACGAGGCACCCGTATACATTCGTATCCAAGGAGGGCTTTCGCGAATTGCTTTTGGTGGGAGGAGCGGCCCAGAAGGCGACCCCACTGCTGCCTCGCCTCGTTCCCGTGTTAAAGGCTGCTTTG GCCCATTCAGATGGGGAAGTATTCGAAAGGGGTCTGACGGCTCTGGTACAGCTGAGTGCTGTGGTTGGCCCGGCGCTCAACGATCACCTCAAGCATCTGCTTTCAAGC CTTTCCAAGAGACAGATGAGCAAGAGGTTCAAAGAACAGACAACAGACGCTTTGCAGAAGTTGGAGCAGTATGGTGGGAAG